Proteins from a genomic interval of Pseudomonas versuta:
- a CDS encoding MFS transporter, which translates to MSMDLKAAVDNGPMSRFQLLAIGICIVLNMIDGFDVLVMAFTAASVSAEWALNGAQIGLLLSAGLFGMAAGSLFIAPWADRIGRRPLILLCLVISGTGMLLSAMSQSPVQLALLRGLTGLGIGGILASSNVIASEYASKRWRGLAVSLQSTGYALGATLGGLLAVWLLTRWGWRSVFVFGGLVTFAVIPLVLLWLPESLDFLLARRPVTALQRINRLARRLGQPVLSQMPPVVASASGSRNALGALLGPAMRRTTLVIWLLFFLVMFGFYFVMSWTPKLLVSAGLSAQQGITGGVLLSVGGIFGAALIGGLSSRWPLARVLSLFMLITAGLLVLFVGSASSVMAALGLGLLIGLFSNGCVAGLYALSPVVYDASVRATGVGWGIGIGRIGAIVSPVAAGFLLDAGWQPLHLYGVFAIVFVLAAGCLLLLKPSTVQTQPVLASA; encoded by the coding sequence ATGTCTATGGATCTGAAAGCCGCCGTGGATAACGGTCCGATGAGTCGCTTTCAGTTGCTGGCGATCGGAATTTGCATTGTGTTGAACATGATTGACGGGTTTGACGTGCTGGTGATGGCGTTCACGGCGGCTTCGGTATCGGCCGAGTGGGCACTCAACGGTGCGCAGATCGGTTTGCTGCTCAGTGCCGGTTTGTTCGGTATGGCCGCAGGTTCCTTGTTTATCGCGCCCTGGGCTGACCGCATCGGTCGTCGGCCTTTGATCCTGTTGTGTCTGGTGATCTCGGGCACCGGCATGCTGCTTTCAGCCATGAGTCAGAGCCCGGTGCAACTGGCTTTGTTGCGTGGACTCACGGGGCTTGGGATTGGCGGGATTCTGGCGAGCAGCAACGTGATTGCCAGTGAATATGCAAGCAAGCGCTGGCGCGGCCTGGCAGTCAGTCTGCAGTCCACCGGCTATGCCCTTGGGGCAACGCTGGGCGGCTTGCTGGCGGTCTGGTTGCTGACCCGTTGGGGCTGGCGTTCGGTGTTTGTATTCGGCGGGCTCGTCACCTTTGCAGTGATTCCGCTGGTGCTGTTGTGGCTGCCCGAGTCGCTGGATTTTCTGCTGGCGCGCCGTCCGGTCACCGCTTTGCAACGCATCAACCGTCTGGCCCGGCGTTTGGGGCAGCCCGTCCTGAGTCAAATGCCGCCGGTGGTCGCAAGCGCGTCCGGCAGCCGTAATGCCCTTGGTGCTCTGCTGGGGCCTGCAATGCGCCGCACCACGCTGGTGATCTGGCTGTTGTTCTTCCTGGTGATGTTCGGCTTCTACTTTGTGATGAGCTGGACCCCCAAGTTGCTGGTGTCTGCCGGGCTTTCCGCGCAACAGGGGATTACCGGGGGCGTACTGCTGAGTGTTGGCGGGATCTTCGGTGCGGCATTGATTGGCGGCTTGTCATCGCGCTGGCCGCTGGCCCGGGTGCTGTCGCTATTCATGCTGATTACCGCCGGTTTGCTGGTGCTGTTTGTCGGCTCGGCGTCTTCGGTGATGGCTGCCCTGGGGCTGGGCTTGCTGATCGGGTTGTTTTCCAACGGCTGTGTTGCCGGCCTCTATGCACTGTCGCCGGTGGTGTATGACGCCTCCGTGCGGGCGACGGGGGTGGGCTGGGGCATCGGGATTGGCCGTATCGGCGCCATTGTGTCGCCAGTCGCTGCCGGGTTTTTGCTGGATGCCGGCTGGCAGCCGCTGCACTTGTACGGGGTGTTTGCCATCGTATTTGTGCTCGCCGCGGGCTGCCTGTTGCTGCTCAAGCCTTCGACCGTGCAGACGCAGCCGGTGCTGGCGTCGGCTTGA
- a CDS encoding OprD family porin has product MKMITGLLSLTFCTSALAQQEGFFEGATTDLLLRNYYFNRDFRDPGATKSKVDEWAQGFILKFNSGYTPGPVGFGLEGIAMFGVKLDSSRLASGSELLPVHDDGRAADNFGRAGVAAKARFSATELKLGELLPDVPVLRYDDGRLLPQTFSGAMLVSKEIEGLGLQAGQYRSVSLRNSSDMQDLSAWAAPGVTSDRFNYAGAEYRFNQQRTQVGLWHSQLEDIYQQSYVNLLHKQPVGDWVLGANLGYFIDKDDGSARIGKVSSHTAYGLFSAATGGHTVYLGLQRVSGDTGWMSVYGSSGRTLGNDMFNGNFSNADERSWQARYDYNFAALGVPGLMAMVRYGHGDNATTRQGTNGKEWERDTEVSYTFQSGALKNLGLRINNATNRRSFNSDFDQTRVIVSYPLSI; this is encoded by the coding sequence ATGAAGATGATCACAGGCTTGCTTTCGTTGACCTTTTGCACCTCGGCGCTGGCGCAGCAAGAGGGTTTTTTTGAAGGGGCCACCACCGATTTGCTGCTGCGCAATTACTATTTCAACCGTGACTTCCGTGATCCGGGCGCCACTAAAAGCAAGGTGGATGAGTGGGCGCAGGGTTTTATTCTCAAGTTCAACTCGGGCTACACCCCGGGGCCGGTGGGCTTTGGTCTGGAGGGGATAGCCATGTTCGGGGTCAAGCTGGACAGCAGCCGGCTGGCCAGCGGTTCGGAATTGCTGCCGGTACATGATGACGGTCGCGCCGCTGACAATTTCGGCCGTGCCGGTGTGGCGGCGAAGGCGCGTTTTTCCGCGACAGAGTTGAAGCTCGGTGAGCTGCTGCCGGATGTTCCAGTGTTGCGTTACGACGATGGTCGCTTGCTGCCGCAGACTTTCAGCGGTGCCATGCTGGTTTCCAAAGAGATCGAAGGGCTGGGGTTGCAGGCGGGTCAGTACAGATCCGTCAGCTTGCGCAACTCTTCGGATATGCAGGACCTATCGGCCTGGGCTGCGCCGGGCGTCACCTCCGACCGCTTCAATTACGCGGGTGCCGAGTACCGTTTCAATCAGCAGCGCACCCAGGTGGGGCTGTGGCATTCGCAGCTGGAAGATATCTACCAGCAAAGCTATGTCAATCTGCTGCACAAACAACCGGTGGGCGACTGGGTGCTGGGGGCCAATCTTGGTTACTTCATTGACAAGGACGATGGCAGTGCCCGCATCGGCAAGGTCAGCAGCCACACGGCCTATGGCCTGTTTTCGGCAGCAACCGGCGGCCATACCGTGTACCTGGGGTTGCAGCGGGTGAGTGGCGACACCGGCTGGATGTCGGTGTACGGCAGCAGTGGGCGTACCCTGGGCAACGATATGTTCAACGGTAACTTCAGTAACGCCGATGAACGTTCCTGGCAGGCGCGCTATGACTACAACTTTGCCGCACTGGGAGTGCCGGGGTTGATGGCCATGGTCCGTTATGGTCATGGTGACAACGCTACCACCAGGCAGGGCACCAACGGCAAGGAGTGGGAGCGTGATACCGAGGTCAGTTACACCTTTCAGAGCGGTGCCCTGAAAAACCTCGGCCTGCGCATCAATAACGCCACCAACCGGCGCAGCTTCAACAGCGACTTTGACCAGACCCGGGTGATCGTGAGTTACCCATTGTCGATATAA
- a CDS encoding GntR family transcriptional regulator, which produces MSKPGQLVLIALRKMIASGELAAGERLMEIPTAELFGVSRMPVRMAFRTLEQEGLLVRFGGRGFQVRSVSADDIAGAVEVRGVLEGLAARQTAERGLSAEGCKVLELCLMQGDELFEKGFVTEDDLEIYHDLNMRFHQVIVEGSHNPAIADALARNDHLPFASVTALAVDRKDMVREYRRFNYAHMQHHSVFDALVSGQGARAEAIMREHANATLRYAEIFGSAVASERMKVIHRPD; this is translated from the coding sequence ATGAGCAAGCCCGGTCAATTAGTGCTGATCGCACTGCGCAAAATGATTGCCTCAGGCGAACTGGCCGCAGGCGAACGCCTGATGGAAATTCCTACCGCTGAATTGTTCGGTGTGTCCCGGATGCCGGTGCGCATGGCATTTCGCACCCTGGAGCAGGAAGGCTTGCTGGTGCGTTTTGGCGGTCGCGGCTTTCAGGTGCGCTCGGTGAGTGCCGATGATATTGCCGGTGCGGTCGAGGTGCGCGGTGTGCTGGAAGGGTTGGCGGCACGCCAGACCGCCGAGCGCGGGCTGTCGGCCGAAGGGTGCAAGGTCCTCGAACTGTGCCTGATGCAAGGCGATGAGCTGTTTGAAAAGGGCTTTGTGACCGAAGACGATCTCGAGATCTATCACGATCTCAACATGCGTTTTCATCAGGTGATTGTCGAGGGTAGCCATAACCCGGCGATTGCCGATGCGCTGGCGCGCAATGATCACTTGCCGTTTGCTTCGGTGACCGCGCTGGCGGTCGATCGCAAGGACATGGTGCGCGAGTACCGGCGCTTCAACTACGCGCACATGCAGCATCATTCGGTGTTCGATGCCCTGGTCAGTGGCCAGGGTGCCCGCGCCGAAGCCATCATGCGCGAGCACGCCAACGCGACCTTGCGTTACGCCGAAATCTTTGGCTCGGCAGTGGCCAGTGAGCGGATGAAAGTGATTCACCGCCCGGACTGA